The proteins below are encoded in one region of Streptomyces sp. Tu 3180:
- the fxlM gene encoding methyltransferase, FxLD system yields MAADEWPQRLIRFTDWSRAEATAVEHLLPVLTAQESGLAQWSFLRKFPWWRLRYRPADPDAAKGLDAALDELVGAGVLASWTRSIYEPEETAFGGPAAIELAHALFHHDSHHLLEQAAREQTSSGPGLGRRELAVLLLSVAMRAAGLDWYEQGDVWARIAAERSGDDIRDPQRHRAAIHRLMTVDVSTTSRSVTEGRLAPLAEWIATFEWFGQQLADLNRQGRLERGLRAVIAHHGIFHWNRLGLPAEDQHTLSTLAKEVVMGTSDNAASSPAKRVPSTTVDGVNSHTTEASSADHLRSQLIDHLVEKGCVRTPRVEEAMRTVPRHLFVPGVPLEKAYSNAPVNTKLDASGISISCASQPDIVAMMLEQLDVEPGQRILELGAGTGFNAGLLGYLVGEKGHVTTLDVDQDIVDGARAGLAAAGIDNVEVILGDGAVGHASNAPYDRIEATVGAHAMPHAWLEQLAPGGRLLTPLRLRGSVSRSIAFENHAGSWRSVGSQMNTFMPLRQGIASDPRVLVPLDPDDTVTLVTNGDQQVDADALSDIFHQPRTEVWTDVTFRGPESAEYLELWLTCAMPNGLSRMPAKDEAIEKGLVTAPYPSSTAVFEGGTLTYLTRRPYAKKASDGAALYEFGVIGHGPDREALAGDVADQIRTWDRDFRTLDVGFEIQALDAAPLAPQPGRFAFDNALNRIVIEWQ; encoded by the coding sequence ATGGCAGCGGACGAATGGCCGCAGCGCCTCATCCGGTTCACCGACTGGAGCCGCGCCGAGGCCACCGCCGTGGAGCACCTGCTCCCGGTGCTGACCGCCCAGGAGTCGGGACTGGCCCAGTGGTCATTCCTGCGGAAGTTCCCATGGTGGCGGTTGCGTTACCGCCCCGCGGATCCGGACGCCGCGAAGGGGCTGGACGCTGCCCTGGACGAGCTGGTCGGGGCTGGTGTCCTCGCCTCCTGGACACGGAGCATCTATGAGCCGGAAGAGACTGCCTTCGGCGGTCCGGCCGCGATAGAGCTCGCGCACGCCCTGTTCCACCACGACAGCCATCACCTACTCGAACAGGCGGCCCGCGAACAGACCTCGAGCGGCCCCGGGCTCGGGCGCCGCGAGCTGGCGGTCCTCCTGCTCAGCGTGGCGATGCGTGCAGCGGGACTCGACTGGTACGAACAGGGTGACGTCTGGGCGAGGATCGCAGCCGAACGCTCCGGCGACGACATCCGCGATCCGCAACGGCACAGGGCTGCAATTCACCGGCTGATGACGGTCGACGTCAGCACCACCAGCCGCAGCGTCACGGAGGGCCGACTCGCACCGCTGGCCGAGTGGATAGCCACGTTCGAGTGGTTCGGCCAACAGCTCGCCGACCTCAACCGCCAGGGCCGCCTGGAACGAGGGTTGCGCGCCGTGATCGCCCACCACGGCATCTTCCACTGGAACCGTCTGGGCCTCCCCGCGGAGGACCAGCACACCTTGTCAACACTCGCGAAAGAGGTAGTCATGGGAACGAGCGACAACGCCGCATCCAGCCCAGCCAAGAGGGTGCCGAGCACTACGGTCGACGGGGTGAACAGTCACACCACCGAAGCCAGTTCAGCCGACCACCTGCGCTCCCAGCTGATCGACCATCTGGTCGAAAAGGGATGCGTGCGCACGCCCCGCGTGGAGGAGGCCATGCGGACGGTGCCCCGCCACCTCTTCGTCCCGGGCGTCCCCCTGGAGAAGGCGTACAGCAATGCCCCCGTGAACACCAAGCTCGACGCGTCCGGCATCTCCATCAGCTGCGCATCCCAGCCCGACATCGTCGCCATGATGCTGGAGCAGCTCGACGTCGAACCCGGCCAGAGGATCCTGGAGCTGGGGGCCGGCACCGGCTTCAACGCCGGCCTCCTGGGCTACCTCGTCGGGGAGAAGGGGCACGTCACCACGCTCGACGTGGACCAGGACATCGTGGACGGGGCCCGTGCCGGACTGGCCGCCGCAGGCATCGACAACGTGGAAGTGATCCTCGGAGACGGAGCCGTGGGCCACGCCTCCAACGCGCCGTACGACCGCATCGAAGCCACCGTCGGCGCCCACGCCATGCCCCATGCCTGGCTCGAACAACTCGCCCCCGGCGGACGGCTCCTCACCCCGCTGCGCTTACGCGGCAGCGTCTCCCGCTCGATCGCCTTCGAAAACCACGCCGGATCCTGGCGCAGCGTCGGCAGCCAGATGAACACGTTCATGCCGTTGCGCCAGGGCATCGCCAGCGACCCGCGCGTCCTCGTTCCCCTAGACCCTGACGACACCGTCACCCTCGTCACCAATGGAGATCAGCAGGTCGACGCGGACGCCTTGAGCGACATCTTCCATCAGCCGCGCACCGAGGTGTGGACGGACGTCACCTTCCGGGGCCCGGAGTCGGCGGAGTACCTGGAGCTGTGGCTCACCTGCGCCATGCCGAACGGCCTGAGCCGGATGCCCGCCAAGGACGAGGCCATCGAGAAAGGGTTGGTCACCGCGCCCTACCCATCCTCGACTGCGGTCTTCGAGGGCGGCACGCTCACCTATCTCACCCGGCGCCCGTACGCGAAGAAGGCTTCTGACGGCGCCGCCCTGTACGAATTCGGCGTCATCGGCCACGGCCCCGACCGCGAGGCACTCGCCGGAGACGTCGCGGACCAGATCCGCACCTGGGACCGTGACTTCCGCACGCTCGATGTCGGGTTCGAGATCCAGGCGCTCGACGCGGCCCCGCTCGCACCGCAGCCCGGCCGCTTCGCCTTCGACAACGCGCTGAACCGCATCGTCATCGAATGGCAGTGA
- a CDS encoding lanthionine synthetase C family protein, giving the protein MDLREKARVAADTIAGRLAAPRDIRGLHHRQGWWPQSLAHGAVGVALLHIERARTEQGPWQRAHDWLACAAAEPAVGGADSHLHYGAPALAFALHAAADRPGRYVRALNTLDRCVTAAIRDRLVGAHTRMDRGEMPALAEFDAIRGLSGMGALLLHRDVHTDVLRQILTYLVRLTEPVKHDGEFLPGWWSHLAPSGATSPDYLEGHANNGVAHGIGGPLAVLSLAACRGVTVEGHLDAMTRILAWLDHWQQEGPAGPWWPYWITREQLRSGTPGSGPSRPSWCYGTAGLARAQQLAALALNNPARQRISEGALLRAMTNPGQLGATVDLSLCHGFAGLAHITQLVAADATTPGLTECLPRLLAPITDIAPGTLADSLIDPPEGGDIGLLEGAAGTALALHSFHTGAPSASGWDTCFLTN; this is encoded by the coding sequence ATGGACCTGCGTGAAAAAGCGCGGGTCGCCGCCGACACCATCGCAGGGCGACTTGCCGCACCGCGGGACATACGAGGGCTGCATCACCGCCAAGGCTGGTGGCCACAGTCCCTCGCGCACGGCGCGGTCGGTGTCGCGCTGCTGCACATCGAACGGGCCCGCACCGAGCAGGGGCCGTGGCAGCGCGCACACGACTGGCTCGCCTGCGCCGCAGCAGAACCCGCCGTGGGGGGCGCGGACAGCCACCTCCACTACGGGGCGCCCGCGCTCGCCTTCGCCCTGCACGCCGCAGCCGACCGTCCCGGACGCTACGTCCGCGCCCTGAACACCCTCGACAGGTGCGTCACGGCGGCGATCCGCGACCGGCTCGTCGGCGCGCACACGCGCATGGACCGGGGCGAGATGCCCGCACTGGCCGAGTTCGACGCGATCCGGGGTCTGAGCGGGATGGGCGCGCTCCTGCTGCACCGCGACGTCCACACCGACGTGCTCCGGCAGATCCTGACGTACCTGGTCCGCCTGACCGAGCCGGTCAAGCACGACGGCGAATTCCTGCCTGGCTGGTGGAGCCACCTCGCTCCCTCCGGCGCGACCTCCCCGGACTACCTGGAAGGGCACGCCAACAACGGCGTCGCCCACGGCATCGGCGGCCCCCTCGCCGTGCTCTCCCTCGCAGCGTGCCGCGGCGTCACCGTAGAGGGTCACCTCGACGCGATGACCCGCATCCTGGCCTGGCTTGATCACTGGCAGCAGGAGGGCCCCGCCGGCCCGTGGTGGCCCTACTGGATCACCCGCGAGCAGCTACGATCCGGCACGCCCGGCTCCGGACCCTCCCGGCCGTCCTGGTGCTACGGGACCGCCGGACTCGCCCGCGCTCAGCAACTTGCCGCTCTGGCTCTCAATAATCCTGCGCGTCAACGAATCTCCGAGGGCGCCCTCTTACGCGCCATGACCAACCCCGGCCAACTCGGCGCGACCGTGGATCTCTCCCTGTGCCACGGCTTCGCGGGTCTGGCGCACATCACGCAACTCGTTGCCGCCGACGCCACCACCCCCGGCCTCACCGAGTGCCTGCCCCGGCTCCTGGCACCGATCACCGACATCGCGCCCGGCACGCTGGCGGACTCCCTGATCGACCCACCCGAAGGCGGGGACATCGGTCTCCTCGAAGGTGCCGCAGGCACCGCCCTCGCCCTCCACTCCTTCCACACCGGAGCGCCGTCCGCGTCCGGGTGGGACACCTGCTTCCTGACCAACTAG
- a CDS encoding lantibiotic dehydratase → MDSGKDGPLYRCANTTLVRATRYSRLPLPAWPDLTDDTPARQVQWQAWLRDVWSMTEVADTIEQASPVLAQQITTLCAATRPETRQLRRAVMAIMRYVLRMTGRATPNGLFAGIAPASFGTQPGWTWGEWHRAVVRADGDWIADLIARLEASPQLLRQLDVMGNNTAYVRGDRLIVPYPPRSRRTENSLAAEVSLRYTAAVRLAVEAAASPIPFQAAVRRVKAGFPDVPDHRVEGLVTSLVQRGVLISSLHAPSATLDALDHVVQQAEAADAPPTANLVADLRAVRDAIRQHNQVLTPADGRRLRTALRQKMTALSPVKAQPLTLDLRMDCSLTLPPQVAREAEEAATVLARLSAHPFGTPGWKDFHNRFFERYGINSLVPVRDVVDPDVGLGFPAGYRDAESERREALTSCEQRLLSLAQAAVLDGRDEICLDEELVRTLTVADPNVAQVPAHTELRFQIRATSQAALKEGDFTLHGVAPSRGIGTTSGRSLGLLTPEDQTHIAAMLKELPVNAPGALPTQVSFAPLDRGDANVTRVAELLPAVISLAEHRPVDERTVTLDDLAVGCDRRRLYLVSLSRACLLDPMTLHALDLRGHTPPLARFLTEISRSQTTVLTIFPWASATALPYLPRVRYGRTILSPARWRLDRSELPGRRASWKEWRKAADEWRTRRRVPDHVALTEDDQLLPLDLSQSAHLALLRAHLDTNESAALTEAVSDAGWFDGRAHEIIVPMTATRPPQWPAVPRVTAEQILTRDYGHLPGTVPWLLVKLYGHIERQPEILARHLPGLLAQWEKPPRWWYMRYRDPRWHLRLRIAVPNPQDFASAAQRVGAWAAQLRRVGLLTDMQFATSYPENGRWGTGPLMSLAEDVFTADSRALAVQFAQNVRPHHQVLTAANFVALAAAFTGSTAGGMNWLITHGRITDPRPLDRRVLDEAVRLADPTGDWAALRTAPGGATITAAWSERNKAVARYRKLLNISSGIDPNLVLDSLLHAHHIRATGIDKDDERTCVRLAHAAAMAWTHRGDHHGPA, encoded by the coding sequence ATGGATTCCGGGAAGGACGGACCGCTGTACCGGTGTGCGAACACGACACTCGTGCGCGCCACCCGTTACTCAAGGCTGCCGCTGCCCGCGTGGCCGGACCTCACCGACGACACCCCGGCCCGGCAAGTTCAGTGGCAGGCGTGGTTGCGCGACGTCTGGTCGATGACCGAGGTCGCCGACACCATCGAGCAGGCCAGCCCCGTGCTCGCACAGCAGATCACCACCCTGTGCGCAGCGACTCGACCCGAAACCCGTCAGCTACGCCGAGCTGTGATGGCAATCATGCGGTACGTGTTGCGGATGACGGGCCGAGCAACCCCCAACGGCCTGTTCGCCGGCATCGCACCCGCCTCCTTTGGAACACAGCCGGGATGGACCTGGGGCGAGTGGCACCGCGCCGTCGTACGCGCCGACGGCGACTGGATCGCTGACCTGATCGCCCGCCTGGAAGCAAGCCCTCAACTCCTGCGGCAGCTCGACGTGATGGGCAACAACACCGCCTACGTACGCGGTGACCGGTTGATCGTCCCCTATCCGCCCCGCTCACGCCGCACCGAGAACAGCCTTGCGGCAGAAGTATCCCTGCGCTACACAGCCGCCGTCCGGCTCGCCGTCGAAGCCGCCGCCTCGCCCATCCCTTTCCAGGCAGCCGTGAGACGGGTGAAAGCCGGGTTCCCCGACGTGCCTGATCACCGGGTGGAAGGGCTTGTCACCAGCCTGGTCCAGCGCGGTGTGCTCATCAGCAGCCTGCACGCGCCGTCCGCCACCCTGGACGCCCTCGACCACGTGGTCCAGCAGGCCGAGGCCGCCGACGCGCCGCCAACCGCGAACCTCGTGGCAGACTTGCGAGCGGTCCGAGACGCCATCCGCCAGCACAACCAGGTCCTCACCCCGGCGGACGGTCGACGCCTACGTACCGCCCTGCGCCAGAAGATGACGGCCCTGAGCCCCGTCAAGGCGCAGCCCCTCACGCTGGACCTGCGCATGGACTGCTCGCTCACTCTGCCCCCACAGGTTGCCCGCGAGGCGGAGGAGGCCGCCACCGTACTGGCCCGGCTTTCCGCGCATCCCTTCGGCACACCAGGGTGGAAGGACTTCCACAACAGGTTCTTCGAACGGTACGGCATCAATTCGCTCGTCCCGGTCCGGGACGTCGTGGACCCGGATGTCGGTCTCGGATTCCCGGCCGGATACCGGGACGCGGAATCCGAACGACGTGAGGCCCTGACCTCCTGTGAGCAGCGTCTGCTTTCCCTCGCCCAGGCGGCCGTGCTCGACGGCCGCGACGAGATCTGCCTGGACGAGGAACTGGTCCGCACATTGACGGTCGCAGACCCGAACGTGGCGCAGGTGCCGGCCCACACGGAGCTGCGCTTCCAGATCCGCGCCACGTCACAAGCCGCCCTCAAGGAAGGCGACTTCACCCTCCACGGCGTGGCGCCCTCCCGCGGAATTGGCACGACGAGCGGTCGAAGCCTGGGGTTACTCACACCAGAGGACCAGACTCACATAGCCGCCATGCTGAAGGAGCTGCCGGTCAACGCGCCCGGCGCGTTGCCCACGCAAGTCTCCTTCGCTCCTCTCGACCGCGGCGACGCCAACGTCACCCGCGTTGCCGAACTCCTGCCAGCCGTGATCAGCCTGGCGGAGCACCGCCCGGTGGACGAGCGCACCGTCACACTCGATGACCTCGCCGTGGGCTGCGACCGCCGCAGGCTCTACCTCGTGTCCCTCTCCCGTGCGTGCCTGCTGGACCCCATGACGCTGCACGCTCTGGACCTGCGCGGCCACACGCCCCCGCTCGCCCGCTTCCTCACCGAGATCAGCCGTTCCCAGACCACGGTTCTGACCATCTTCCCGTGGGCCTCCGCCACCGCCCTGCCGTACCTGCCGCGCGTGCGCTACGGACGCACGATCCTCTCTCCGGCCAGGTGGCGGCTGGACCGGTCGGAGTTGCCCGGCCGCCGAGCTTCCTGGAAGGAATGGCGCAAGGCCGCCGACGAGTGGCGCACGCGCCGACGAGTTCCGGACCACGTCGCGCTGACCGAGGACGACCAGCTCCTCCCGCTGGACCTCTCCCAAAGCGCGCACCTCGCACTGCTGCGCGCCCACTTGGACACCAACGAGTCGGCCGCCCTGACCGAAGCGGTATCCGACGCGGGCTGGTTCGACGGACGGGCCCACGAGATCATCGTCCCGATGACGGCCACCCGCCCGCCACAGTGGCCAGCCGTCCCGCGCGTGACCGCTGAGCAGATCCTCACCCGCGACTACGGTCATCTCCCGGGAACCGTTCCATGGCTGCTGGTCAAACTGTACGGGCACATCGAACGCCAGCCCGAAATCCTGGCCCGCCACCTTCCCGGACTCCTCGCCCAGTGGGAAAAACCGCCAAGGTGGTGGTACATGCGCTACCGCGATCCGCGCTGGCACCTGCGTCTGCGCATCGCGGTACCCAACCCGCAGGACTTCGCATCCGCCGCACAGCGCGTGGGTGCCTGGGCGGCCCAACTGCGCCGTGTTGGACTGCTCACCGACATGCAGTTCGCCACCTCCTACCCGGAAAACGGCCGGTGGGGCACGGGGCCGCTGATGAGCCTGGCCGAAGACGTTTTCACTGCGGACTCCCGCGCCCTGGCCGTCCAGTTCGCCCAGAACGTGCGCCCTCACCATCAGGTGCTCACCGCAGCGAACTTCGTCGCGCTCGCTGCCGCATTCACTGGCAGCACCGCAGGCGGCATGAACTGGTTGATCACCCACGGCCGGATCACCGACCCGCGCCCCCTGGACCGGAGGGTGCTCGATGAGGCGGTACGTCTAGCCGATCCGACCGGCGACTGGGCAGCCCTGCGCACGGCCCCCGGCGGCGCGACCATCACTGCCGCCTGGAGCGAGCGCAACAAGGCCGTGGCCCGCTACCGGAAGCTGCTGAATATCTCGAGCGGCATCGACCCGAACCTCGTTCTCGACTCGCTGCTCCACGCCCACCACATCCGTGCCACCGGCATCGACAAGGACGACGAGCGCACGTGCGTACGGCTGGCCCACGCCGCCGCCATGGCCTGGACTCACCGAGGAGATCACCATGGACCTGCGTGA
- a CDS encoding FxLD family lanthipeptide, with product MENDEFDLDISVLESGDGQATLINLTDDGCGSTCSSPCATNVA from the coding sequence ATGGAGAACGACGAGTTCGACCTCGACATCAGCGTCCTGGAGTCCGGCGACGGACAGGCCACGCTGATCAACCTCACCGACGACGGCTGCGGCAGCACCTGCTCCAGCCCGTGCGCCACCAACGTGGCCTGA
- a CDS encoding cytochrome P450, with amino-acid sequence MPQQPILILDPRAADPHAEHQALRARGAATLVDILGVTAWSVSDPDLLKHLLTSPDVSKDAKNHWPAFAETVPTWPLALWVAVENMFTAYGPNHRRLRRMVAPAFSARRIAALKPIVHDLVSGLLDTLDALPTGEVIDLREHLAYPLPIAVIGRLMGVPAHQRTEFRTVVDTVFATHLSVEEQAANTAALYRLLDALIETKRTEPGEDMTSLLIATRDDEGDGSALSHAELRDTLLLMISAGYETTVNVIDQAITTLLTDPQQLTHLREGRCTWQDIVEETLRHQPAVKHLPLRYALTDIPLPDGQTIKAGEAILASYAAANRHPRWHQDADRFDATRPSKEHLAFGHGVHFCLGAPLARLEVATALRLLFERFPHTQLATEQAGLETLPSLISNGHTSVPVRLHPAPSR; translated from the coding sequence GTGCCCCAGCAGCCCATCCTCATCCTCGACCCCCGAGCCGCCGACCCTCACGCCGAGCACCAGGCCTTACGTGCCCGCGGCGCGGCCACCCTGGTGGACATCCTCGGCGTGACCGCCTGGTCCGTCTCCGACCCCGACCTCCTGAAGCACCTGCTGACCAGCCCGGACGTCTCCAAGGACGCCAAGAACCACTGGCCGGCCTTCGCCGAGACCGTCCCCACCTGGCCCCTGGCCCTGTGGGTGGCGGTGGAGAACATGTTCACCGCCTACGGCCCCAACCACCGCCGCCTGCGCCGCATGGTCGCCCCCGCCTTCTCCGCCCGCCGCATCGCCGCCCTGAAGCCCATCGTCCACGACCTGGTGAGCGGCCTCCTGGACACCCTCGACGCCCTCCCCACCGGCGAGGTCATCGACCTGCGCGAGCACCTGGCCTACCCCCTGCCGATCGCCGTCATCGGCCGGCTCATGGGCGTCCCCGCCCACCAGCGCACCGAGTTCCGCACCGTGGTGGACACCGTGTTCGCCACCCACCTGTCCGTCGAGGAACAGGCCGCAAACACCGCCGCCCTCTACCGTCTGCTGGACGCCCTGATCGAGACCAAACGCACCGAGCCCGGCGAGGACATGACCTCGCTGCTGATCGCCACCCGCGACGACGAGGGCGACGGCTCCGCCCTCAGCCACGCCGAACTGCGCGACACACTCCTGCTGATGATCAGCGCCGGGTACGAGACCACCGTCAACGTCATCGACCAGGCCATCACCACTCTGCTGACCGACCCCCAGCAGCTCACCCACCTCCGGGAGGGCCGCTGCACCTGGCAGGACATCGTCGAGGAAACCCTGCGCCACCAGCCCGCCGTCAAGCACCTCCCCCTGCGCTACGCCCTCACCGACATCCCCCTCCCCGACGGGCAGACAATCAAGGCCGGCGAGGCGATCCTCGCCTCCTACGCCGCCGCCAACCGCCACCCCCGCTGGCACCAGGACGCCGACCGCTTCGACGCCACCCGCCCCAGCAAAGAACACCTCGCCTTCGGACACGGCGTCCACTTCTGCCTCGGCGCCCCGCTCGCCCGCCTCGAAGTCGCCACCGCCCTGCGCCTGCTCTTCGAACGCTTCCCCCACACCCAACTCGCCACAGAACAGGCCGGGCTGGAAACGCTGCCGAGCCTGATCAGCAACGGACACACCTCCGTCCCCGTCCGCCTGCACCCGGCACCCAGCCGCTGA
- a CDS encoding cytochrome P450, translated as MSTTPRRIPLYEADFASNPQAAYRRMREESGPLVPVDLAPGVPATLVVGYEQARRILGDPMRFPSDPRAWQKTIPDTCPVLPMMEWRPNALRSAGTEHARYRAANTTALDAIDQHALRALVEKAAHQTISGFRHDGKADLLAQYAWPIAFHVLSTLLGCPDQIGHRIADGMAKIFDGVNATIGNQILTQAVTDLVALRRHQPGNDLTTRLLSHTVRLDDTEMIHQIVTLYGAGIEPLTNLITNTLLRLLTHIGFSGDLHAADASVREALDTVLYRDPPLANFCMSYPHAPWTSTTFSCPPTSQWSSPWPPATTTPPSGPHPPSATAPTSPGAPGRTAARPAATPTSSPKRPSTTSSTPSPR; from the coding sequence ATGAGCACCACCCCCCGCCGCATCCCCCTGTACGAAGCCGACTTCGCCTCCAACCCGCAGGCCGCCTACCGGCGCATGCGCGAGGAATCCGGCCCCCTCGTGCCCGTGGACCTGGCCCCCGGGGTGCCGGCGACCCTGGTCGTCGGCTACGAGCAGGCCCGCCGCATCCTCGGCGACCCCATGCGCTTCCCCTCCGACCCGCGCGCATGGCAAAAGACGATCCCGGACACCTGCCCCGTCCTGCCGATGATGGAATGGCGCCCCAACGCCCTGCGCTCCGCCGGCACCGAACACGCCCGCTACCGGGCCGCCAACACCACCGCGCTCGACGCCATCGACCAGCACGCCCTGCGCGCCCTGGTCGAAAAGGCCGCCCATCAGACGATCAGCGGCTTCCGCCACGACGGCAAGGCCGACCTCCTGGCCCAGTACGCCTGGCCGATCGCCTTCCACGTGCTGAGCACCCTGCTCGGCTGCCCCGACCAGATCGGCCACCGCATCGCGGACGGCATGGCGAAGATCTTCGACGGCGTGAACGCCACGATCGGCAATCAGATCCTCACCCAGGCCGTCACCGACCTGGTCGCCCTGCGCCGGCACCAGCCCGGCAACGACCTGACCACCCGGCTCCTGTCCCACACCGTCCGCCTCGACGACACCGAAATGATCCACCAGATCGTCACCCTCTACGGCGCGGGCATCGAACCGCTCACCAACCTGATCACCAACACCCTCCTGCGGCTGCTGACCCACATCGGCTTCTCCGGCGACCTGCACGCCGCAGACGCCTCCGTCCGCGAAGCCCTGGACACCGTCCTCTACCGCGACCCGCCGCTGGCCAACTTCTGCATGAGCTACCCCCACGCCCCGTGGACATCGACGACGTTCTCCTGCCCGCCGACCAGCCAGTGGTCATCTCCCTGGCCGCCTGCAACAACGACCCCGCCATCGGGACCTCACCCACCCTCGGCAACCGCGCCCACTTCGCCTGGGGCGCCGGGCCGCACAGCTGCCCGGCCCGCAGCCACGCCTACCTCATCGCCGAAACGGCCATCCACCACATCCTCGACGCCCTCCCCGAGATAG
- a CDS encoding ATP/GTP-binding protein — MDCALSPNRVDFVPPTVTQSAKIVIAGAFAVGKTTFVASVSEVAPLRMEEPITRASTAVDDLTGTPGKNTTTVGLDYGRIHLSDQLVLYLFGTPGQVRFRPLWEDLTEGALGALILADTRDLDASHNILGLLESQGTPYAVAINLFDHAPRYPLPEIRQALALEDHTPLTECDAREYGSCLQALITLAEYLTRPAPRLEPQP; from the coding sequence ATGGACTGCGCGCTCTCGCCTAACCGCGTCGACTTCGTCCCGCCCACGGTGACACAGTCCGCGAAGATCGTGATCGCCGGCGCCTTCGCCGTGGGCAAGACCACCTTCGTCGCCAGCGTCTCCGAAGTCGCCCCGCTGCGCATGGAAGAGCCGATCACCCGGGCCAGCACCGCGGTGGACGACCTGACCGGCACACCCGGCAAAAACACCACCACCGTCGGCCTGGACTACGGCCGCATTCACCTGAGCGACCAGCTCGTGCTGTACCTGTTCGGCACCCCCGGGCAAGTACGCTTCCGGCCCCTGTGGGAGGACCTGACCGAAGGCGCCCTGGGCGCGCTCATCCTGGCCGACACCCGTGACCTGGACGCCTCGCACAACATCCTCGGCCTCCTCGAATCCCAAGGCACCCCGTACGCGGTGGCGATCAACCTGTTCGACCACGCCCCCCGCTACCCGCTGCCGGAAATCCGCCAGGCCCTCGCCTTGGAAGACCACACCCCGCTGACCGAGTGCGACGCCCGCGAGTACGGCTCCTGCCTGCAGGCACTGATCACCCTCGCCGAGTACCTCACCCGCCCCGCACCCCGCCTGGAGCCCCAGCCATGA
- a CDS encoding DUF742 domain-containing protein, translating to MTGPRQDPDLVRPYVRTGGRTRPSQDVRLESLVFAATGTIQGLGPDARRVLALFAPAQGGGLAVADIAAALALPPSATRILVADLMDQGLLTAPAAPEQPAASLMERVLHGLRALA from the coding sequence ATGACCGGGCCGCGGCAGGACCCGGATCTGGTCAGGCCCTACGTCCGCACGGGCGGACGTACCCGCCCGAGCCAGGACGTCCGCCTGGAGAGCCTGGTGTTCGCCGCGACCGGCACCATCCAGGGCCTGGGACCGGACGCCCGGCGCGTCCTTGCCCTGTTCGCCCCGGCCCAGGGCGGCGGCCTGGCCGTCGCGGACATCGCCGCCGCCCTGGCCCTGCCGCCGTCGGCCACCCGGATCCTCGTCGCCGACCTCATGGACCAAGGCCTACTCACCGCCCCCGCCGCTCCCGAACAGCCCGCCGCCTCGCTCATGGAAAGGGTGCTCCATGGACTGCGCGCTCTCGCCTAA
- a CDS encoding roadblock/LC7 domain-containing protein, which produces MTNHNNKGNGNGWLLSELEKTAGVESAVLVSADGMLQAHTGELDIDHAEKLAAVAATLRGASRAYAQEAGGEGVRQVLIETVTHIALITQAGENTMLVVKTDGPNADMGVVSEAAHRLASRVGRELAVAARSTGSTKAPTA; this is translated from the coding sequence ATGACCAACCACAACAACAAAGGCAACGGCAACGGCTGGCTGCTCAGCGAACTGGAGAAGACCGCCGGAGTGGAATCCGCCGTGCTGGTCTCCGCGGACGGCATGCTGCAAGCCCACACCGGTGAGCTGGACATCGACCACGCCGAAAAACTGGCGGCCGTCGCCGCCACACTACGGGGCGCCTCACGGGCCTACGCGCAGGAAGCCGGCGGCGAAGGGGTACGGCAGGTCCTCATCGAAACCGTCACCCACATCGCCCTGATCACCCAGGCAGGCGAGAACACCATGCTCGTGGTGAAGACGGACGGGCCGAACGCCGACATGGGTGTGGTCAGCGAGGCGGCACACCGCCTGGCCTCACGCGTGGGCCGCGAGCTGGCAGTCGCCGCACGCAGTACGGGCAGCACGAAAGCACCGACGGCATGA